A single genomic interval of Oryza sativa Japonica Group chromosome 7, ASM3414082v1 harbors:
- the CPK19 gene encoding calcium-dependent protein kinase 19: MGSCCSRATSPDSGRGGANGYGYSHQTKPAQTTPSYNHPQPPPPAEVRYTPSAMNPPVVPPVVAPPKPTPDTILGKPYDDVRSVYSLGKELGRGQFGVTYLCTEIASGKQYACKSISKRKLVSKADKEDIRREIQIMQHLSGQQNIVEFRGAYEDKSNVHVVMELCAGGELFDRIIAKGHYSERAAATICRAVVNVVNICHFMGVMHRDLKPENFLLATKEENAMLKATDFGLSVFIEEGKMYRDIVGSAYYVAPEVLRRNYGKEIDVWSAGVILYILLSGVPPFWAETEKGIFDAILQGEIDFESQPWPSISESAKDLVRKMLTQDPKKRITSAQVLQHPWLRDGEASDKPIDSAVLSRMKQFRAMNKLKKMALKVIASNLNEEEIKGLKQMFTNMDTDNSGTITYEELKAGLAKLGSKLSEAEVKQLMEAADVDGNGSIDYVEFITATMHRHKLERDEHLFKAFQYFDKDNSGFITRDELESALIEHEMGDTSTIKDIISEVDTDNDGRINYEEFCAMMRGGGMQQPMRLK, translated from the exons ATGGGGTCGTGTTGCAGCAGAGCTACGTCTCCAGATTCTGGTCGAGGAGGAGCAAACGGTTATGGCTATTCTCACCAGACAAAACCTGCTCAGACAACTCCTAGCTATAACCatcctcagccgccgccgccagctgaGGTGAGGTACACACCATCAGCAATGAACCCTCCGGTAGTCCCACCTGTGGTTGCCCCACCGAAGCCCACCCCAGACACAATTCTTGGAAAGCCGTATGACGATGTGCGCTCGGTTTACTCCCTTGGAAAGGAACTCGGAAGGGGACAGTTTGGGGTGACATACCTGTGCACGGAGATCGCTAGTGGTAAGCAGTATGCTTGCAAATCCATCTCTAAGCGCAAGCTTGTGAGCAAGGCCGACAAGGAGGACATTCGCCGGGAGATTCAGATCATGCAGCACCTATCTGGACAACAAAACATTGTCGAGTTCCGGGGAGCATATGAGGACAAGAGCAATGTCCATGTTGTCATGGAGCTCTGCGCTGGTGGGGAGCTGTTTGATCGGATCATTGCCAAGGGGCACTACTCAGAGCGTGCGGCTGCTACCATCTGCAGGGCAGTGGTGAATGTTGTCAACATTTGCCATTTTATGGGAGTGATGCATCGTGATTTAAAACCGGAGAACTTCTTACTTGCAACCAAAGAAGAGAATGCAATGCTCAAAGCCACTGATTTTGGTCTCTCAGTTTTCATTGAAGAAG GAAAAATGTATAGAGACATTGTTGGAAGTGCTTATTATGTTGCTCCTGAAGTCCTTCGGCGGAATTATGGTAAAGAGATTGATGTATGGAGTGCAGGCGTTATTTTGTACATTCTTCTCAGTGGTGTTCCTCCATTTTGGGCTG AAACTGAAAAGGGAATATTTGATGCTATTCTTCAAGGGGAGATTGACTTTGAGAGTCAACCATGGCCATCAATATCCGAGAGTGCTAAAGACCTTGTTAGAAAGATGTTGACACAAGATCCAAAGAAAAGAATTACTTCGGCCCAAGTTCTCC AACATCCCTGGCTCAGAGATGGAGAAGCATCTGACAAACCTATTGACAGCGCTGTTCTTTCTAGGATGAAGCAATTCAGAGCAATGAACAAGCTGAAAAAGATGGCTCTGAAG GTTATTGCTTCAAACCTTAATGAGGAGGAGATCAAGGGCCTGAAGCAAATGTTCACAAACATGGACACAGACAACAGCGGGACCATCACATATGAAGAACTCAAAGCAGGATTAGCCAAACTTGGATCAAAGCTTTCAGAAGCTGAAGTAAAGCAGTTGATGGAAGCT GCTGATGTAGACGGCAATGGATCCATCGACTATGTTGAATTTATCACTGCCACAATGCATAGACACAAGCTCGAAAGAGATGAGCATTTGTTTAAGGCATTCCAGTATTTTGACAAAGACAACAGTGG CTTCATCACAAGAGATGAACTGGAATCCGCTTTAATCGAGCATGAAATGGGCGATACAAGTACCATAAAGGATATTATATCAGAAGTCGACACGGATAAT GATGGGAGGATTAACTACGAGGAATTTTGCGCTATGATGAGAGGAGGGGGGATGCAGCAGCCTATGAGGCTCAAATAG
- the LOC4343372 gene encoding tRNA wybutosine-synthesizing protein 2/3/4: protein MEFDRRKAAALAALASPAPDKSPKGGVDAPIAPLLDALNSHPDLFTTSSCSGRVSVLAQPPPPQQADPGGAKTKKKARGGGWVYISHDPADPEALVEVLFGVKEGGGGGDDELVFRFEPMIVAVECRDAAAAAALVAAAVGAGFRESGITSLQKRVMVALRCSIRMEVPLGQTKELVVSPDYIRYLVRIANSKMEANKKRMGGFLDLLQAKGLLGSSKGCATADNESLVAKKSSDTYNCDADNNCDNGFVEISLEASYLESQDPVLQNGAKHGFGNAKRLTQEEALPTLSGNTTHCLSTAALEITGEPIEKLFLWGQSACALTVGREHHILTFGGFGGPGRHARRNYSLLVNPGSGLLTELKVTGSPSPRMGHTITVVGNDIYVVGGRSGPSEILNDIWVLERSNNRWSKVDCSGDFFRPRHRHAAAAVDRKVYVFGGLSDDGLCSCMNIMDTASIQWNVISPDDKWPCARHSHSLVSYGSKLFLFGGHDGQRALNDFYSFDTTTLKWNKENTNGKAPSPRFSHCMFIYKDYLGILGGCPIRESSQEIALLNLKHKIWFYVSIPSLSQCLCVRSSSVIIDDDLVIVGGGASCYAFGTRFSQPIKIDLHLLESIFKLAYNKEKEMSVQHGSVSNVDLLEGHEENCNPSDNVKVVIDTATLGSSPLVLQLEKKYAKLAKDILKKFGWLDLTRKVRVSQDNIHVLFPVSKTFHALITDKHLKVQPDDSCVFEELLPFSENKLFGASISLQKALEILLLCRGSILKDEVAISRKASKTPQTIMRELVSVLLDKKGLPSQLLEQLPTRWETLGDIIVLPKTCFKDPLWESVRDDLWPLVAKSLGAQRLARQGKITPNGTRDSTLELLVGNDGWLTHHENGICYSLDATKCMFSSGNRSEKLRMGKLDCRDEVVVDLFAGIGYFVLPFLVKANAKLVYACEWNPHALEALQRNVMDNHVADRCIILEGDNRLTAPKGIADRVCLGLLPSSECSWDTAVRALRAEGGMLHIHGNVNDSDESLWLDNVVKSITNIAKTHGLSWNVTVEHVERVKWYGPHIRHLVVDVKCRAT, encoded by the exons CCGGAGGCCCTGGTGGAGGTGCTGTTCGGTGTgaaggaagggggagggggaggcgatgATGAGCTCGTGTTCAGGTTCGAGCCGATGATTGTGGCCGTGGAGTGCAGGgacgcggctgcggcggcggcgctcgtggcTGCCGCGGTTGGCGCGGGGTTCCGTGAGTCAG GCATCACAAGCTTGCAGAAACGTGTAATGGTAGCATTGAGATGCTCAATTCGGATGGAGGTGCCACTAGGTCAGACCAAAGAGCTCGTTGTCTCTCCTGATTATATTAGGTACCTTGTTAGAATTGCCAACAGTAAAATGGAGGCTAACAAGAAGCGAATGGGTGGATTCCTGGATCTTTTGCAGGCTAAG GGTCTCCTAGGTTCATCCAAAGGATGTGCAACTGCAGATAATGAATCCTTAGTTGCAAAAAAGAGTAGTGATACCTATAATTGTGATGCTGATAATAATTGTGATAATGGATTTGTGGAGATTTCACTAGAAGCATCATATTTGGAGAGTCAAGACCCTGTACTTCAAAATGGTGCCAAGCATGGTTTTGGTAATGCTAAACG ATTAACACAAGAGGAAGCATTGCCAACATTGTCAGGAAATACAACTCACTGCCTTTCTACTGCTGCATTGGAGATTACTGGTGAACCTATTGAGAAGCTCTTCTTATGGGGACAATCTGCTTGTGCACTCACTGTTGGAAGAGAGCACCATATCCTAACttttggtggttttggagggccaGGGAGGCACGCAAGAAGAAATTACTCTCTTCTGGTTAATCCTGGGTCAGGATTGCTGACAGAATTAAAGGTTACTGGGTCGCCTTCACCACGGATGGGCCATACAATTACTGTAGTAGGCAATGATATTTATGTTGTTGGAGGCAGAAGTGGTCCTTCAGAAATTCTTAATGATATCTGGGTTTTGGAAAGATCTAACAATAGATGGTCAAAAGTGGACTGCAGTGGGGATTTTTTCCGTCCAAG GCACCgacatgctgctgctgcagtagATCGCAAAGTATATGTCTTTGGTGGACTAAGTGATGATGGCTTATGTTCTTGCATGAACATAATGGACACAGCAAGTATCCAATGGAATGTGATTTCTCCTGATGACAAATGGCCATGTGCTCGCCACTCGCATTCTCTAGTGTCCTATGGTTCAAAATTGTTTCTGTTTGGAGGTCATGATGGTCAGAGGGCACTGAATGATTTCTATAGTTTTGATACAACAACACTTAAGTGGAACAAAGAAAACACTAATGGGAAAGCTCCATCCCCTAGATTTTCACATTGCATGTTCATCTACAAAGACTATCTCGGCATACTTGGAGGTTGTCCTATTAGAGAAAGCAGTCAAGAAATTGCATTGCTAAATTTAAAGCATAAAATCTGGTTTTATGTATCCATTCCATCATTGAGCCAATGCCTTTGTGTCCGTAGCTCATCAGTCATCATTGATGATGATCTTGTCATTGTTGGTGGTGGTGCGTCTTGCTATGCATTTGGAACTAGATTCAGTCAGCCAATAAAAATTGATCTGCATTTGCTGGAGTCAATATTTAAGCTTGCATACAACAAGGAAAAAGAAATGTCTGTACAACACGGTTCAGTGTCGAATGTAGACTTATTAGAAGGACATGAGGAAAATTGCAATCCCAGTGATAATGTGAAGGTGGTGATTGATACTGCTACTCTAGGTTCATCTCCTTTGGTCCTTCAGCTAGAAAAGAAGTATGCCAAATTAGCAAAAGACATTCTAAAAAAGTTTGGATGGTTGGATCTTACTAGAAAAGTTCGAGTAAGCCAGGATAACATCCATGTTCTCTTTCCTGTTAGTAAAACTTTTCATGCCCTAATCACTGATAAGCATCTCAAGGTACAACCTGATGATTCATGTGTTTTTGAAGAACTATTGCCGTTTTCTGAAAATAAGCTTTTTGGGGCCAGCATTTCTCTTCAGAAAGCACTAGAAATTTTGTTGTTATGCCGTGGTTCCATTCTGAAAGATGAAGTAGCGATCAGCCGCAAAGCTTCTAAAACTCCTCAAACCATCATGAGAGAGCTTGTGTCTGTTCTACTGGATAAAAAAGGATTGCCTAGCCAGTTATTGGAGCAGCTGCCAACTAG GTGGGAAACCCTTGGTGATATTATTGTGCTTCCAAAAACTTGCTTTAAGGATCCACTGTGGGAATCAGTTAGAGATGATCTTTGGCCACTAGTTGCAAAGTCACTTGGGGCACAACGCCTTGCACGCCAG GGTAAAATCACACCAAATGGCACAAGAGATAGCACTTTAGAACTTCTAGTGGGCAATGACGGGTGGTTGACACATCATGAAAATGGCATTTGTTACTCACTTGATGCAACAAAATGCATGTTTTCTTCTGGTAACCGGTCTGAGAAGCTTCGCATGGGGAAGCTTGATTGTAGGGATGAAGTGGTGGTGGACTTGTTTGCAGGGATTGGATACTTTGTTCTACCATTTCTTGTGAA GGCTAATGCCAAGTTAGTCTACGCATGTGAATGGAATCCACATGCCCTGGAGGCTCTTCAACGTAATGTCATGGACAACCATGTGGCAGATCGATGTATTATACTTGAAGGAGATAACCGTTTGACAGCACCTAAA GGGATTGCTGACCGTGTTTGTCTTGGGTTGTTGCCCTCGAGTGAATGTAGCTGGGACACTGCTGTGAGGGCTTTAAG GGCTGAAGGTGGCATGCTGCACATACATGGGAATGTCAACGACTCGGATGAGTCGCTCTGGTTGGACAATGTTGTTAAGTCCATCACTAACATTGCCAAAACACATG GACTGTCTTGGAACGTCACGGTGGAGCATGTCGAACGCGTCAAATGGTACGGTCCGCATATACGACATCTCGTGGTTGATGTCAAATGCCGGGCAACCTAA